The DNA region AATAAGCAACGCAATCAAAAGCGTGATCAGTTGCAAGATCGGGCCCGGCCCAGCATCGCGTTTCTTAAAAAATGGAAAGGTAATCATGTTCTTATTTTCCCAATTCATCTTGATCCAAGCCAGGACGACTTCCAATCTTGCGCACGACCCCCATGATGACGATAGTTATCAATAGGACGACCGCGGCAAGAGCACCTGCTCCACCAAAATCCAACATCGTTGTAATGCGCGCGGCAATCAGCTGAGACACAAGGGATTCCTGTGGTGAGCCTAAGATTGCAGGCGTCACATAGAAGCCCAACGTCATAACAAATACCAGCGAGATGCCCGCCAGCAGACCAGGAACCGAAAGTGGAAGGTAGATATCAAAAAAGGCCCGCCAGCGCGGTGCTCCGAGAGAGGAGGCCGCATCAAGCAAACGACGGTCAATACTGCGAAGATTATTATAAAGTGGCAGCACCATATACGGCAGAAGAACTTGCGCCATCGCAATTGTCACACCGGTCGAGGTGCGTAACAGGACAACACCATCAATGCCAATCAAAGAGAAAAACGAGTCGACAGGTCCACCACGCTGAAGCAAAAGCACCCAAGCAAAGTTGCGCGCGATGACAGACGTCCAGAAAGGCAACATTACAATAATCATCAGGATATTCCGCATCTTTGGCGAAACAAGCGTCATTGTATATGCATAGGGGTAAGCGATTATCGCAGTGACAATCGCGACTATCGCGCCAACTTTAAGCGTCCTGAGGATGACCCGAATTGTTCCTCCATCCTGCCACAGCGCAGTATAGTTTGAAAAGCCAACCTCTGGATCGGTAAAGCTTCTAATCCCGATGGATATAATCGGATAGAGAAATACGCCAACCAAGAGCGCCAGAGAAGGTAGTAGAATCCAATAGCTAAGCCCCCAGTTGAAGCCCTTAAGGTTGAACGGATGTGGCCGTGATTGCGTCGTAGCTGTCGGCATCGCTATCTTCCTTACATACGTTGGGGGCGAGGTGCCGCATAAGCAGTACCGTTCTGTTCTGTTGTCCAGTCCGCCAGCGCTGTGCTTTCTGCGTTGTCCAGATGATCCATGAGACGCCGGACATCGGGTATTCCAGAGGCTCCAGAAGCAAACGGCACAACTTCGCGCGTGAACTCGTAAAGTTGACGAGTTCCCTTTCCGAGAGGTTTTTGACCTCGCATGTCGATAGCTTGTGCGGCAACCATAAGCTCCATCGAGATGATGGAGCGCGCCAAAGTGTGCAATTCAAGCGCCCGCCGTGCGCCAAGAACCGCAAGTGAAGCACGGTCCATCACTGCATTCGAATGGCTGGAGCTGGCCAGCTCGCCCGCCAAGGGCGCGCACAGCAGGCGTGCTTCCGAGGTGATTGATTTGTGGAAGAGTGCCACACCGTTGAAGCCCGGCGCGCCAATTCCGTCGTCTTCGATCAATCCGATG from Pseudorhodobacter turbinis includes:
- a CDS encoding ABC transporter permease, translated to MPTATTQSRPHPFNLKGFNWGLSYWILLPSLALLVGVFLYPIISIGIRSFTDPEVGFSNYTALWQDGGTIRVILRTLKVGAIVAIVTAIIAYPYAYTMTLVSPKMRNILMIIVMLPFWTSVIARNFAWVLLLQRGGPVDSFFSLIGIDGVVLLRTSTGVTIAMAQVLLPYMVLPLYNNLRSIDRRLLDAASSLGAPRWRAFFDIYLPLSVPGLLAGISLVFVMTLGFYVTPAILGSPQESLVSQLIAARITTMLDFGGAGALAAVVLLITIVIMGVVRKIGSRPGLDQDELGK